The Pseudoalteromonas spongiae UST010723-006 genome window below encodes:
- the hutH gene encoding histidine ammonia-lyase: MTFKYGVDRLNIDIVNGIADGSVKAELSAEAIDKINTSRQRVDKMAASDKAVYGINTGFGPLCDTQITPAETNLLQKNLLITHAVGVGNPIAKSISKLMLITKVHALSQGFSGIRLETVERMLKFIELDLIPVVPEQGSVGASGDLAPLSHLFLPLLGEGEFWVGDDIVPAAKALADNGLEPMDLHAKEGLALINGTQFILSHGITGLTKMRYLLDLADVAGAMSIEGMQGSQSPFREELHAIRAFAGNVEVATRMRRLFKDSQNMADHTDCDRVQDPYSLRCIPQVHGASRNAYNHLKELVEIEMNSVTDNPIVISEEEAISGGSFHGQPLAMALDYASIAAAELGNISDRRCYLLLEGLHGLPRLLTTSGGLNSGMMIPQYTTAALVTENKSLCFPPSADSVPTSMGQEDHVSMGSISGRKLNQILGNLEKIFAIELMYAAQAVDFRRPNTCSDIIEQNHALIRTKVAKLEEDRLLKPDIDAMVEFVKSQAFTVTLN, from the coding sequence ATGACGTTTAAATACGGCGTAGATCGCCTTAATATTGATATTGTAAATGGCATTGCCGATGGCAGTGTTAAAGCAGAGCTTAGCGCTGAGGCGATTGATAAAATTAATACCAGCCGTCAACGCGTTGACAAAATGGCCGCATCAGACAAAGCAGTTTACGGTATTAACACCGGCTTTGGTCCTCTGTGTGATACGCAAATTACCCCAGCAGAAACAAACCTATTACAAAAAAACCTGCTGATCACTCACGCTGTGGGTGTTGGTAACCCAATTGCTAAATCGATTTCTAAATTAATGCTGATCACTAAAGTGCACGCGTTAAGCCAAGGTTTCTCGGGTATTCGCCTAGAAACCGTTGAGCGTATGCTTAAGTTTATTGAGCTTGATTTAATTCCAGTCGTACCAGAGCAAGGCTCGGTGGGTGCATCGGGCGATTTAGCGCCATTATCGCACTTATTCTTACCACTTTTAGGTGAAGGTGAGTTTTGGGTAGGTGATGACATTGTTCCTGCGGCGAAAGCCCTTGCTGACAATGGTTTAGAGCCAATGGATCTTCATGCTAAAGAAGGTTTAGCCTTAATTAATGGTACACAGTTTATTTTATCGCATGGTATTACTGGCCTAACTAAGATGCGTTACCTGCTTGATCTTGCTGATGTGGCAGGTGCGATGAGTATTGAAGGTATGCAAGGTAGTCAATCGCCATTTAGAGAAGAGCTACATGCAATTCGTGCCTTTGCTGGCAATGTCGAAGTAGCAACGCGCATGCGTCGTCTATTTAAAGATTCGCAAAATATGGCAGATCACACTGATTGTGACCGCGTTCAAGACCCATATTCTTTACGTTGTATTCCACAGGTGCATGGTGCATCTCGCAACGCTTACAATCACTTAAAAGAGCTTGTTGAAATTGAAATGAACTCGGTCACTGATAACCCAATTGTTATTAGTGAGGAAGAAGCAATTTCGGGCGGTAGTTTCCACGGTCAACCGCTTGCTATGGCACTTGATTATGCGTCAATTGCCGCTGCTGAACTGGGGAATATTTCAGACCGTCGCTGTTATTTATTACTTGAAGGTTTACACGGCCTACCGCGCCTACTCACTACATCTGGCGGCCTAAACTCAGGCATGATGATCCCGCAGTACACCACAGCGGCACTTGTTACCGAAAACAAATCACTGTGTTTCCCACCGTCAGCTGACAGTGTACCAACCTCTATGGGTCAGGAAGATCACGTGTCTATGGGCAGTATTTCGGGCCGTAAGCTTAACCAAATTCTTGGTAATCTTGAGAAAATCTTCGCAATTGAGCTAATGTACGCAGCGCAAGCCGTTGACTTTAGACGCCCTAATACTTGTTCAGATATTATTGAACAAAATCATGCACTCATTCGTACTAAGGTTGCGAAATTAGAAGAAGACAGACTATTAAAGCCTGATATTGATGCCATGGTTGAATTTGTAAAATCTCAGGCATTTACTGTTACGCTTAATTAA
- a CDS encoding tetratricopeptide repeat protein produces MKTINKIIIAASFSLTTAQINAATNVLPNEFQIEVDQPTFVLPQFSGPFREREATVAPEELETAERLRSMLDQGKKQAVLKELEAFYDIELSVAMIMLKAQLYFALEEYSKAEKAYQVALNRSPQLVRAHSDLGQLFLIQKQYKKARSYFAKAVALGANDAVIYGQLAYLNLTQFGAYAAISAYQQALAIEPEREQWQQGLFVALTEAKMYQAAEALLSDLIAKSPNKSSLWLNQAVLKLEQNDSLGALSALELAILLGDNRESNLKTAAQLHLQLDSFDRAVELINTHLSNYKLDLASLNTYLTWLSQRGLNSQSQHIIDTLETKFATFDNKTKSVILLHRAKISQENQQLESAKKDFQQALNFNPNHGEMLIAYADFLASQKQFTQAETLLLRAEALDKTQKQAMLSRAQMYVDLQNFAAALSVLKSVATRYPSTQGIRQQIDILENILITKAQHTQS; encoded by the coding sequence ATGAAAACAATCAATAAAATTATAATTGCCGCAAGCTTTTCGCTAACAACAGCACAGATTAATGCGGCGACTAACGTATTACCCAATGAATTCCAGATTGAGGTAGATCAACCCACATTCGTTTTGCCACAATTTTCTGGTCCATTTAGGGAACGAGAAGCAACCGTAGCACCAGAAGAACTTGAAACAGCAGAAAGGCTTCGCTCAATGCTAGATCAAGGCAAAAAACAGGCAGTACTCAAAGAGCTTGAAGCTTTCTACGATATAGAGCTCAGTGTCGCGATGATAATGCTTAAAGCGCAACTATATTTTGCTCTAGAAGAATACTCAAAAGCTGAAAAAGCATATCAGGTAGCTCTAAACCGAAGTCCACAGTTAGTGCGTGCTCATAGTGACTTAGGGCAGCTTTTCCTCATTCAAAAGCAATATAAGAAAGCGCGCAGTTATTTTGCGAAAGCAGTGGCATTAGGCGCTAATGACGCTGTAATTTATGGTCAACTTGCCTACTTAAATTTAACCCAATTTGGCGCGTATGCTGCTATAAGCGCATATCAACAAGCATTAGCCATTGAACCTGAACGAGAGCAATGGCAACAAGGTTTATTTGTTGCACTTACCGAAGCAAAAATGTATCAAGCTGCAGAAGCTTTACTGTCAGATCTTATTGCAAAATCACCAAATAAAAGTAGTTTATGGTTAAACCAAGCAGTACTAAAACTCGAACAAAATGATAGTCTTGGTGCACTTAGTGCGCTCGAATTGGCTATCTTATTAGGAGATAATCGAGAATCTAATCTAAAGACTGCTGCACAACTGCATTTACAACTTGATAGCTTTGACAGGGCTGTTGAGTTAATTAATACGCATTTATCAAACTACAAACTTGATCTAGCAAGCCTAAATACCTATTTAACTTGGCTCTCACAGCGTGGACTCAACTCGCAAAGCCAGCACATTATCGATACTCTTGAAACTAAGTTCGCTACTTTCGATAACAAAACCAAAAGTGTAATACTGCTGCACCGCGCGAAGATTTCACAAGAAAATCAACAACTCGAATCAGCTAAAAAGGACTTTCAGCAAGCACTTAACTTTAATCCTAATCATGGTGAAATGCTCATTGCTTACGCTGATTTTTTAGCGAGTCAAAAGCAATTTACCCAAGCTGAAACGTTACTCTTAAGGGCTGAGGCGTTAGACAAAACACAAAAACAAGCCATGCTCAGCAGAGCACAAATGTATGTAGATCTGCAAAACTTTGCAGCTGCCTTGTCCGTGTTAAAAAGTGTTGCTACACGCTATCCGTCAACCCAGGGGATCAGACAGCAAATAGACATTTTAGAGAATATTCTAATTACAAAAGCACAACACACACAAAGTTAG
- a CDS encoding DUF2799 domain-containing protein gives MKTKITTIILLGLLTGCASTDEQAICNANTDWKTLGYETSQSGKNVRKFDSYQTQCGSNMPGDAKELFITGYTNGLKEYCMYENGYKLGQEGLQTNEICPFEMRSAFEKGYKIGSKERKEKQLNAERQQRELDRANQRKLTEAMER, from the coding sequence ATGAAAACTAAAATAACTACAATTATATTACTCGGCCTATTAACGGGCTGTGCTTCAACAGATGAACAAGCGATCTGTAATGCCAATACCGATTGGAAAACACTTGGTTATGAAACAAGTCAAAGTGGTAAAAATGTTCGCAAATTTGATAGTTACCAAACCCAATGCGGTAGCAATATGCCAGGTGATGCGAAAGAGTTATTTATCACAGGCTACACTAATGGCTTAAAAGAATACTGTATGTATGAGAATGGCTATAAACTCGGTCAAGAAGGCCTACAAACAAATGAAATTTGTCCTTTTGAAATGCGCTCTGCATTCGAAAAAGGTTATAAAATTGGTAGCAAAGAACGAAAAGAGAAACAGCTTAATGCCGAGCGTCAACAACGAGAACTTGATAGAGCGAATCAACGCAAATTAACCGAAGCGATGGAACGATAA
- a CDS encoding urocanate hydratase: protein MNLQEFQNSIKQGIPSELPAPKAYPAGANRAPKRKDILSVEEKQLAVRNALRYFPKEWHAELAEEFAQELKDFGRIYMYRFKPNYELKARSISDYPAKCEQAAAIMLMIDNNLDPAVAQHPEELITYGGNGAVFQNWAQYLLAMKYLSEMEEDQTLHMYSGHPMGLFPSSKDAPRVVVTNGMMIPNYSKPDDWEKFNALGVTQYGQMTAGSFMYIGPQGIVHGTTITVMNAFRKVLNKGESPKGKIFLTAGLGGMSGAQPKAGNIANCITVCAEVNPKAATKRHQQGWVDELIDNMPDLVARVRKAQESEEVVSIAFIGNVVDVWESFLAEDIFIHLGSDQTSLHNPWSGGYYPVDISYEESNRLIREEPEVFKEKVQATLKRHADAVNKHTAKGTYFFDYGNAFLLEASRAGGDVMAENGIDFKYPSYVQDILGPMCFDYGFGPFRWVCTSGKPEDLDKTDAIAAKVLEEIMANSPEEIQQQMQDNITWIKDAKENKLVVGSQARILYADSEGRIKIANAFNDAIARGEIGPVVLGRDHHDVSGTDSPFRETSNIYDGSRFTADMAIHNVIGDGFRGATWVSIHNGGGVGWGEVINGGFGMLLDGSDDAERRLKSMLLFDVNNGIARRSWARNEEANFAIKREMERTPKLKVTLSQNVEDDILNKLAF, encoded by the coding sequence ATGAACTTACAAGAATTTCAAAACAGCATAAAACAGGGTATCCCAAGCGAACTGCCTGCGCCTAAAGCATATCCTGCAGGCGCTAACCGCGCACCAAAGCGTAAAGATATTTTATCGGTAGAAGAAAAACAGCTTGCTGTGCGTAATGCGCTACGTTATTTCCCGAAAGAGTGGCATGCGGAGCTTGCTGAAGAATTTGCACAAGAGCTTAAAGACTTTGGCCGTATTTATATGTACCGCTTTAAGCCTAACTATGAGCTAAAAGCGCGTTCAATTTCTGATTACCCTGCAAAATGCGAGCAAGCTGCGGCGATCATGCTCATGATCGACAATAACCTTGATCCAGCAGTCGCACAGCACCCAGAAGAGCTTATCACTTATGGTGGTAACGGTGCGGTATTCCAAAACTGGGCGCAGTACTTACTTGCGATGAAGTACCTAAGCGAAATGGAAGAAGACCAAACGCTACATATGTACTCAGGTCATCCTATGGGTTTATTCCCATCATCGAAAGATGCACCACGTGTAGTGGTAACAAACGGTATGATGATCCCGAATTACTCAAAGCCGGATGACTGGGAAAAATTTAATGCGCTAGGTGTAACACAATATGGCCAAATGACTGCCGGTTCATTTATGTACATTGGCCCACAAGGCATTGTTCACGGTACAACCATTACGGTGATGAATGCATTCCGTAAAGTACTTAACAAAGGCGAATCACCAAAAGGTAAGATCTTCTTAACTGCCGGTCTTGGCGGCATGAGTGGTGCACAGCCAAAAGCGGGTAACATTGCTAACTGTATTACTGTATGTGCTGAGGTGAACCCGAAAGCGGCAACTAAGCGTCACCAACAAGGTTGGGTGGATGAGCTGATTGATAATATGCCAGATTTAGTTGCACGTGTGCGTAAAGCGCAAGAAAGCGAAGAAGTAGTGTCGATTGCGTTTATTGGTAACGTGGTTGATGTTTGGGAAAGCTTCTTAGCTGAAGACATTTTCATTCACTTAGGTTCTGACCAAACGTCGCTTCATAACCCTTGGTCAGGCGGTTACTACCCGGTTGATATCAGCTATGAAGAATCAAATCGCTTAATTCGTGAAGAGCCAGAAGTATTTAAAGAAAAAGTTCAAGCCACGCTTAAGCGACACGCCGATGCTGTGAACAAACATACAGCAAAAGGCACCTACTTCTTTGACTATGGTAATGCGTTTTTACTTGAAGCATCACGCGCTGGCGGCGATGTCATGGCTGAAAACGGCATCGATTTCAAATACCCGTCATACGTGCAAGATATTCTTGGCCCAATGTGTTTTGACTATGGTTTTGGTCCGTTCCGCTGGGTGTGTACTTCTGGCAAGCCTGAAGATTTAGATAAAACCGATGCAATTGCGGCAAAAGTGCTTGAAGAGATCATGGCAAACTCGCCTGAAGAAATTCAGCAACAAATGCAAGACAACATCACATGGATCAAAGACGCGAAAGAAAACAAGTTAGTGGTTGGTTCACAAGCGCGTATTCTTTATGCCGATTCTGAAGGTCGTATTAAGATTGCAAATGCCTTTAACGATGCCATTGCGCGCGGTGAAATTGGCCCAGTGGTACTTGGTCGTGACCACCACGATGTATCAGGCACAGATTCACCATTCCGTGAAACATCAAATATTTACGACGGTAGCCGTTTTACTGCAGATATGGCTATTCACAACGTGATTGGTGACGGTTTCCGCGGTGCAACCTGGGTGTCTATCCACAATGGTGGTGGCGTTGGCTGGGGCGAAGTGATCAACGGTGGTTTCGGTATGCTACTTGACGGTAGTGACGATGCCGAGCGTCGCTTAAAATCAATGCTACTGTTTGATGTAAACAATGGCATCGCACGTCGCAGCTGGGCACGTAACGAAGAAGCTAACTTTGCAATCAAACGCGAAATGGAACGCACTCCTAAGCTTAAAGTAACGCTTTCACAAAATGTCGAAGACGATATTTTAAATAAACTAGCGTTTTAA
- a CDS encoding DUF3450 family protein, with protein sequence MKLLFFASLLTALSYVHASENNIELIEHWLEIESQKGKLQLAWQSNEQALKNQLVLLNQEKASLKKLLKNANAARSEVDAKRLALTEQQVQFESNQTTIQKALEKTYLFANRIAPLLPPPIQQDWQSKLNTYQQTSLSNSEKLEKLLSMFKSADEFNQRIAINNTSMTIPSNNGSDELLVNQMYLGLSYAWYISKNNQSVGVGRVEQTGWQWYHGNDALQLVGEQSQEQLRDKLLEIQNMLEKPTNAFFIQAPLAIAPIKKELL encoded by the coding sequence ATGAAGTTGCTTTTTTTTGCATCACTTTTGACAGCGCTGTCTTATGTACATGCAAGCGAAAATAACATAGAACTTATAGAGCATTGGCTTGAAATAGAAAGTCAAAAAGGAAAGTTACAACTTGCTTGGCAAAGTAACGAGCAAGCCTTGAAAAATCAGCTTGTATTGCTTAATCAGGAAAAAGCGTCATTAAAAAAACTATTAAAAAACGCAAACGCAGCGAGAAGCGAAGTTGATGCAAAGCGTCTTGCGCTTACCGAGCAGCAAGTACAGTTCGAGAGTAATCAAACCACGATACAAAAAGCGTTAGAAAAAACATATCTATTTGCTAATCGCATTGCGCCTCTGCTTCCGCCGCCAATTCAACAAGACTGGCAGTCTAAGTTGAACACCTACCAACAAACATCACTTTCGAATAGTGAAAAATTGGAAAAGCTCCTAAGCATGTTCAAATCTGCTGATGAGTTTAATCAACGCATTGCAATCAACAATACCAGTATGACAATACCCAGTAATAATGGCTCTGACGAACTTTTAGTCAACCAAATGTATTTAGGTCTTTCTTACGCATGGTATATCAGTAAAAACAATCAATCTGTTGGTGTCGGTCGCGTAGAACAAACAGGTTGGCAATGGTATCACGGTAACGATGCCTTACAACTAGTAGGTGAACAATCACAAGAGCAACTTAGAGACAAACTACTAGAAATTCAAAATATGCTTGAAAAGCCAACTAATGCATTTTTTATTCAAGCTCCGCTAGCAATTGCGCCGATTAAAAAGGAGTTATTGTAA
- a CDS encoding MotA/TolQ/ExbB proton channel family protein: protein MLRLILGCSFLLLAFNGQSEEAINQQIINKIATSKQQLNQLENQINNSTLSYQNKINKALNEVKALRKQAAAIQRVADEQTLSVEKLADRVVKWQAQDNYQKLLLQSYFEQKGELLSNYRDSNGDLIISDTIFSKLESQLTNSLIPSWQQSQIVDDMGQVNQFNRLDLGPVSLAFNADINKGGLIEHSANQAMPNLVKGVYNDQDIAQLQQLKQTGLAQITFDPTLGNAAKLQQNKQGLISHIEKGGVWAFPILFFGGLSLIVALIKSIQLFSLPKVRLDFIDRVKQHVVNDTSYQQLFSKTELQLIDIAKTHPISDKRDDQLVAFLMRYRYQVENYLGIVATSAAIAPLLGLLGTVSGMINTFMMMNTFGTGDAATVSGGISEALVTTELGLIVAIPSLILSALLSRKAKSHNARLETSAVQLSKHAF, encoded by the coding sequence ATGTTACGATTGATCTTAGGTTGTTCATTTTTACTGTTAGCATTCAACGGTCAAAGCGAAGAAGCGATAAATCAGCAAATAATTAATAAAATTGCGACGTCAAAACAGCAATTAAACCAACTAGAAAACCAGATTAATAACAGTACGCTAAGTTACCAAAATAAAATAAATAAGGCACTTAACGAAGTAAAAGCACTTCGAAAACAAGCTGCTGCAATTCAGCGAGTAGCCGACGAACAAACATTAAGTGTCGAAAAATTAGCTGACCGCGTTGTTAAATGGCAAGCACAGGATAATTACCAAAAATTATTACTACAAAGCTATTTTGAACAAAAAGGCGAACTACTTAGTAACTATCGAGATAGCAATGGCGACCTAATTATCTCAGACACGATATTTTCGAAGCTAGAATCTCAGTTAACGAATTCACTCATTCCAAGCTGGCAACAATCACAAATTGTTGACGATATGGGACAAGTAAATCAATTTAATAGGTTAGATTTGGGCCCTGTATCTTTAGCATTTAACGCAGATATTAATAAAGGTGGATTAATTGAGCACAGTGCAAATCAGGCAATGCCGAACCTTGTAAAAGGGGTTTACAATGACCAAGACATCGCACAATTACAGCAGTTAAAGCAAACGGGTTTAGCCCAAATCACATTTGATCCCACATTAGGTAACGCAGCAAAACTGCAACAAAATAAACAAGGTTTAATTAGCCATATTGAAAAAGGCGGAGTGTGGGCTTTTCCAATTTTATTCTTTGGTGGGCTATCGCTGATTGTTGCTTTAATTAAAAGCATTCAGCTGTTTAGTTTACCTAAAGTACGACTCGATTTTATCGACCGTGTAAAACAGCATGTCGTAAACGATACGAGTTACCAACAGCTATTTTCAAAAACAGAATTACAGCTTATAGATATCGCGAAAACCCATCCCATCTCAGATAAACGTGATGACCAATTAGTCGCATTTTTAATGCGTTATCGCTATCAGGTTGAAAACTATTTAGGCATCGTTGCCACATCGGCGGCTATTGCTCCGCTATTAGGGTTATTGGGAACTGTGTCAGGTATGATCAATACCTTTATGATGATGAATACATTCGGTACCGGAGATGCAGCAACAGTCTCTGGTGGTATTTCTGAAGCACTGGTGACAACAGAACTAGGCTTAATTGTCGCAATACCATCGCTAATTTTAAGTGCACTTCTTAGCCGCAAAGCGAAAAGCCATAACGCACGATTGGAAACCAGCGCAGTTCAACTAAGTAAACACGCGTTTTAA
- a CDS encoding MotA/TolQ/ExbB proton channel family protein, whose amino-acid sequence MSEISVYLKLFNNAVVWALLAVAFFSYGKLLSLLFFMQKNQHWYARCQYWLGSLKTLLASLPLLGLLGTISGLLSTFNFMSINNGLDMQEMVSGGIATAMFTTQLGLVFVVPGVLLHSLLKSKTVTWKVEEKCAH is encoded by the coding sequence ATGAGTGAAATATCTGTTTACCTAAAACTTTTCAATAATGCTGTAGTGTGGGCGCTACTTGCTGTTGCATTTTTTAGCTATGGAAAATTACTTTCTTTGTTGTTTTTTATGCAAAAAAATCAGCACTGGTATGCACGGTGTCAATATTGGTTAGGTTCATTAAAGACGCTACTTGCGTCGCTTCCTTTACTGGGCCTATTAGGCACCATCAGTGGCTTGCTCAGTACCTTTAATTTTATGTCGATCAATAACGGGCTGGACATGCAAGAAATGGTCAGTGGCGGCATAGCTACAGCAATGTTTACCACACAACTTGGGCTGGTATTTGTGGTGCCTGGCGTATTACTTCACAGCTTGTTAAAAAGCAAAACAGTAACTTGGAAAGTGGAGGAAAAATGCGCTCATTAA
- a CDS encoding ExbD/TolR family protein, with product MRSLIEQKIEESKSQDIDLAPLLDVVFILLIFFIVTTVFVKETGVEVDKPSAVSSQQLEKSVLMLAITETGQVMYAGTNIGIAGVRSTLMQADRTQTKPLVIQADKRVPTELLVKVIDQAKLAGIDSISLATEAM from the coding sequence ATGCGCTCATTAATCGAACAAAAAATTGAAGAATCAAAAAGCCAAGATATCGACCTTGCACCATTACTTGACGTTGTTTTTATTTTATTAATTTTCTTTATCGTCACTACCGTATTTGTTAAAGAAACGGGAGTCGAAGTGGATAAACCAAGTGCAGTTTCAAGCCAGCAGCTTGAAAAGTCAGTACTTATGTTAGCAATTACCGAAACCGGGCAAGTGATGTATGCCGGAACAAATATCGGCATTGCAGGCGTCCGTTCAACGTTGATGCAAGCCGACCGCACGCAAACAAAACCTTTAGTTATTCAAGCTGATAAGCGTGTTCCAACTGAATTGTTAGTGAAAGTAATTGACCAAGCCAAGCTTGCAGGTATTGACAGTATAAGCTTAGCGACAGAGGCAATGTAA
- a CDS encoding peroxiredoxin-like family protein: MSSLSKKLASYKSDFKTRTPVEILETINRSISLFQEHSALKSVLQVGQTFPSFELADINGQLFNSKALIQDNPLILTFVRGGWCPYCVLETQMWQQYFEKSKSTLNIVAITPEKPEFAKSMQSENNLSFPLLFDSGLCFAEQLGLVWKTDDAMKQQLLKWDINLTERHCTPTFNLPVPATFVIDKKGVIQFRFIEEDYSSRAEPDDVLAIYNRLI; the protein is encoded by the coding sequence ATGTCTTCATTATCAAAAAAGCTCGCGTCCTATAAAAGTGATTTTAAAACAAGAACGCCAGTCGAAATATTAGAAACTATAAATCGCAGCATATCCTTGTTTCAAGAACACTCAGCTTTAAAATCAGTGCTGCAAGTAGGCCAAACATTTCCATCATTTGAGCTGGCTGACATCAATGGCCAATTGTTTAATAGCAAAGCACTAATTCAAGATAACCCCTTAATTCTGACCTTTGTACGCGGTGGATGGTGCCCTTATTGTGTATTAGAAACACAAATGTGGCAGCAGTATTTTGAAAAAAGCAAAAGTACTTTAAATATAGTTGCGATAACACCTGAAAAACCCGAGTTCGCAAAATCAATGCAATCTGAAAATAACTTAAGCTTTCCACTTTTATTTGATTCTGGGCTTTGTTTTGCTGAGCAGTTAGGGTTAGTTTGGAAAACGGATGATGCGATGAAACAGCAATTGTTAAAGTGGGATATCAACTTAACTGAACGACATTGCACGCCAACTTTCAATCTTCCGGTACCAGCTACCTTTGTTATTGATAAAAAAGGAGTTATTCAGTTTCGTTTTATTGAAGAAGATTATTCTTCACGTGCTGAGCCTGATGACGTGCTTGCTATTTATAATCGACTTATTTAA
- a CDS encoding LysR family transcriptional regulator, translated as MQIHDVDLRLLRIFVAIVECGGLSAAESRLNIGRSTISSHLSDLEVRLGIKLCKRGRSGFELTEPGRITYQASLELLQQCEAFATTVAGSKNELSGRVTISVIDTMVSDPRCGISEVIRELKQKSDNIQFDINVCEAREVETSVVNGRSLVGLGVSRHHLRGLDYFPLHNETNYLYCAKGHALFDCKPNERNKLLKQAEVITSNYMRDKEVRNDGLNYQNSATAYHDEGIAHLILSGAFIGYLPEHYANYWVDKGVFKAIHPEKYHYQIPVMLITKKMSSVSPLAKALVEEIKRCHQAY; from the coding sequence ATGCAAATTCATGACGTTGATCTGCGCCTATTGCGCATATTTGTTGCAATTGTGGAATGTGGCGGGCTCTCTGCCGCAGAATCTCGACTGAATATTGGCCGCTCTACAATCAGTTCACATTTATCGGATTTAGAAGTGCGCCTTGGCATCAAACTATGTAAGCGCGGACGCAGTGGTTTTGAACTGACCGAGCCTGGCCGTATTACATACCAAGCAAGCCTTGAGTTATTACAGCAGTGCGAAGCGTTTGCCACCACAGTTGCAGGCTCTAAGAATGAGCTATCAGGCCGCGTGACAATTTCGGTGATTGATACCATGGTAAGCGATCCACGCTGCGGCATTAGTGAGGTGATCCGCGAGCTAAAACAAAAAAGCGATAATATTCAATTTGATATCAATGTGTGTGAGGCGCGGGAAGTAGAAACTTCTGTGGTAAATGGTCGCTCGCTGGTGGGGCTGGGCGTAAGTCGCCATCATTTGCGTGGTTTAGATTACTTCCCGCTACATAACGAAACCAACTATCTATATTGCGCCAAAGGGCATGCCCTTTTTGATTGTAAACCGAATGAGCGGAATAAATTATTGAAGCAAGCCGAAGTGATTACCTCAAACTATATGCGGGATAAAGAAGTGCGCAACGATGGTCTTAATTATCAAAATAGTGCAACGGCGTATCATGATGAAGGTATCGCACATTTGATATTATCGGGTGCCTTTATTGGCTATTTACCAGAGCACTATGCAAATTACTGGGTTGATAAAGGGGTATTCAAAGCAATTCACCCCGAAAAATATCACTATCAAATCCCTGTAATGTTAATCACTAAAAAAATGAGCTCAGTTTCGCCGCTTGCCAAAGCACTTGTCGAAGAGATTAAACGCTGCCATCAAGCCTATTAA